Genomic DNA from Bacteroidales bacterium:
AATGCTACATATGAAACTGTTATAAAACATGTAACAATATGATTACCTGATAAATACAAAAGCAGGCTCATGGAAAATTCGATACAAAATTAACCTTTTTATTCTATAAAGGGAATCTAGCATTGTTTTTTACAACATATATAGACATGACTTATAATAGTTTAATTAGTTGGTAGATAGTTTTTGTTATGGCTATTTGTCGAGTATAATTACATATTACCCTTCAACATTCCTAATTCATTCCGATTAACTTCCGACTCATTGGTTGATTCTTTTTTTGAGGTGCTGGAAAAAAATCTTTGTGAACCTTTGTGTAATAGTTATTCCACAAAACACACAAAGTAGTCACAAAACACACAAAGCAAAAAAACCGAGCGCATTTTGCGAACTCGCTGCTGGGCTAAAGCCAAAAACCCTTTATCCCTTTGACTCTGCCTTAAAAGAAGGAGTTATTAATTGTGTATACTGTTTTATTCAACCCTTTATTCGCATCAAGTATAATTACATATTCCTTTTCACCGTTTCTGACTTATTCCGATTAACTTCCGACTCATTCTTATTCAGATTCCACTAACTTTGCAAAAAAGCATTATTATGGCTCTTATCAAACCCCTACGTGGTTTTACTCCTAAAATTGGGAAAAACTGCTTTATTGCTGAAACTGCTGTTATTATTGGCGATGTGGAGATAGGTGATGATTGCAGTATTTGGTATGGTGCAGTGTTACGTGGTGATGTAAATTCCATTCGAATTGGGAATAGGGTGAATATTCAGGATAACGCTGTTCTTCACACAACCTACCAAAAAACGGTATTAAATATAGGCGATGATGTATCAATTGGCCATGGAGTTATTGTTCACGGTGCCGAGGTACGAAATTGGGCTCTGCTTGGAATGGGCTCTACTATTATGGATAACGCTGTTATTGGCGAGGGGGCAATTGTTGCTGCCAATGCATTGATTATGGAAAGTGTTGTTGTTGAACCAAGTAGCATTTACGCTGGCGTTCCTGCCAAATTCATTAAAACGGTTGATCCCTCAAAAAGTAAGGAGATGAATGAACGGATTGCTCGTAATTACCTGTTTTATTCTGGATGGTATAAGGAGGAAAAATAATTTGAAAATTGGGGAATTTGAGAATTTGAAGATTTGAGAATTTGAAGATTTGAAGATTTGAAAATTAACCAAATAACCCAATGAATCCACTACAACACAGTTCAGTTCGTCCCAAGATTGAATATTTTCGATAAATTATCGCAGTTTGCGATAGTGGGAATGAAGTTAGAAGTCAGAAGTCGGAAGATGTCTAATAATTTGAAGATTTGAAAATTAACCTATTAGCCAACAACCCAATGATCCCACTGTATCACATCCCCACAGCAAAACAGCATCACAATTACACAGCATCACAGCAACACAGCATCACAATCCAACAATCAAGATTTTACAAAATCCCTCTTTAAATTTCTTTTTAGGTATTCAGCAGTATAACTCTTTTCATTCTTCATCACCTCTTCGGGAGTTCCACAACAAATAAGTTCACCTCCACCTGCTCCGCCTTCTGGGCCAAGATCAATAATATAATCGGCAGTTTTAATTACATCCATATTATGCTCAATAACCATAACGGTGTTTCCTTTATCAACAAGGCGATTAAGCACCTCCAATAATACGCGAACATCTTCGAAATGAAGACCTGTTGTGGGTTCATCGAGGATGTAAAGGGTTTGTCCAGTATCCCGTTTGGCTAACTCGGCAGCTAGTTTAACCCGTTGCGACTCTCCTCCAGATAGGGTTGTTGATGGTTGACCCAGTGTAATGTACCCAAGTCCAACCTCCTTGAGGGTTTTTAACTTTTGGTAGATTGATGGTATGTTTTCAAAAAATTCAACAGACTGAGTGATTGTCATATCAAGAATCTGGCTAATATTCTTTCCCTTGAACTTAACCTCCAACGTTTCTCTATTATAACGTACTCCCGAACATTCCTTGCATTTTACGTAAACATCGGGTAAAAAATTCATCTCTATAACCTGAAGTCCAGCACCCCTGCATGTTTCACAACGACCACCTTTTACATTAAATGAGAATCTACCAGCTTTGTATCCTCGAATCTTAGCATCAGGAGTCATCTCAAAAAGTTTGCGAATATCGGTCATCACTCCAGTATAAGTTGCGGGATTTGATCTTGGTGTGCGACCAATGGGTGACTGATCTACTTCCACTACCTTATCGACATTCTCTAAACCTATTAGCTTATCGTAGGCTAAGGGCTCTTGAAATGATCTATATAGGATTTTACTAATTGCCGGATGCAGTGTTTCGTTTATCAATGTTGATTTTCCGCTTCCAGAAACACCTGTTATACAGATAAATACTCCTAACGGAAACTCAACATTTATGTTTTTCAGATTGTTCCCTTTTGCCCCTTTAATTATTATGGATTTCCCAGTTCCTTTCCGATGAGTTTCGGGAATAGGAATTGTAAGTGTTCCATTTAAATACTGCGCTGTGAGCGTACACGATTTGGCAATTTGTTCGGGAGTGCCTTCGGCAACAACCTTTCCACCATTCCTACCAGCAAATGGGCCAATATCTACAACATGGTCGGCAGATAGTATCATCTCCTCATCGTGCTCAACAACAATCACTGAATTGCCTGCATCTCTTAAGTTACGCAACGATTCAATTAGGCGTATATTATCCCTTTGGTGTAAACCGATGCTCGGTTCATCGAGAATATAAAGAACGTTAACTAGTTTTGATCCTATTTGCGTTGCAAGCCTAATACGCTGGCTTTCACCACCTGAAAGGGATGATGAGCTGCGATTCAAAGAGAGGTAGTTAAGACCAACGTCAAGCAGGAAACTTACACGTTCTCTTATCTCCTTGAGTATTTCTGTTCCAATTGCTTTCTGCCGATTATTTAACCTATCCTCTAAATTCTGAAGCCAAAGCCAGAATTTATCGATATCCATAGCCGACACCTCGGCAATATTTTTTCCATCAACCTTAAACCATAACGATTCTGGCTTAAGTCTGGTACCATTGCAAACAGAACAATTAACTTGCCTTATAAACTGCTCAGACCATTTTGGCCCTTTGCCACTCAACTCTTCATTCTGATGATTTTGCACAAAGTTTACTACTCCTTCAAAACTCAGAAAGTAGGATGATGAAAGTCCCATCGATGAGTGTTTGAGTTTAAACTGTTCCTCGGATCCATAAAGGATCACATTTAGCGCCTCTTCAGGAATATCCTCGATGGGATCTGAAATATCAAATTCATACTTTGCAGCAATTGC
This window encodes:
- a CDS encoding gamma carbonic anhydrase family protein, with the protein product MALIKPLRGFTPKIGKNCFIAETAVIIGDVEIGDDCSIWYGAVLRGDVNSIRIGNRVNIQDNAVLHTTYQKTVLNIGDDVSIGHGVIVHGAEVRNWALLGMGSTIMDNAVIGEGAIVAANALIMESVVVEPSSIYAGVPAKFIKTVDPSKSKEMNERIARNYLFYSGWYKEEK
- the uvrA gene encoding excinuclease ABC subunit UvrA, whose product is MKILKGEATEVSVQGARVHNLKNIDVNIPRNKLTVITGLSGSGKSSLAFDTIYAEGQRRYIETMSAYARQFLGTMERPDVDKISGLSPVISIEQKTTSRNPRSTVGTITEIYDFLRLLFARASIAYSYNTGEEMVRYTDERIVTLILENFSEKKTGILAPIVRGRKGHYKELFEQLRRKGYLYARIDGEVVEMRSGLKLDRYKTHYIELVVDKMKVADVDRKRLSESVVVAMGHGKGTIMVLDMEANTNRYFSRHLMCPSTGISYNEPAPHTFSFNSPQGACPHCNGIGTVSEADLSKIIPNPKLSIKKGGIEPLGPYKSSLIFWQIEAIAAKYEFDISDPIEDIPEEALNVILYGSEEQFKLKHSSMGLSSSYFLSFEGVVNFVQNHQNEELSGKGPKWSEQFIRQVNCSVCNGTRLKPESLWFKVDGKNIAEVSAMDIDKFWLWLQNLEDRLNNRQKAIGTEILKEIRERVSFLLDVGLNYLSLNRSSSSLSGGESQRIRLATQIGSKLVNVLYILDEPSIGLHQRDNIRLIESLRNLRDAGNSVIVVEHDEEMILSADHVVDIGPFAGRNGGKVVAEGTPEQIAKSCTLTAQYLNGTLTIPIPETHRKGTGKSIIIKGAKGNNLKNINVEFPLGVFICITGVSGSGKSTLINETLHPAISKILYRSFQEPLAYDKLIGLENVDKVVEVDQSPIGRTPRSNPATYTGVMTDIRKLFEMTPDAKIRGYKAGRFSFNVKGGRCETCRGAGLQVIEMNFLPDVYVKCKECSGVRYNRETLEVKFKGKNISQILDMTITQSVEFFENIPSIYQKLKTLKEVGLGYITLGQPSTTLSGGESQRVKLAAELAKRDTGQTLYILDEPTTGLHFEDVRVLLEVLNRLVDKGNTVMVIEHNMDVIKTADYIIDLGPEGGAGGGELICCGTPEEVMKNEKSYTAEYLKRNLKRDFVKS